A window of Stutzerimonas stutzeri genomic DNA:
ACCGAGAACGGCCTTGAGCTGTTCCAGACGAGCCCGACCGACCAGATGTTCACCCGCGAGCAGGCGCCCGTTAAAGCCCGCGAAGTCTGAGCCGCATCACCAAGCCCCACTCACCAAAAGGAAGAGACAGCATGTCGCTGAGCAAAGAAGCCATCCAACATATCGAGTCCCAAGCCGTGATCGCGGCAGCTAAGCCGCTCACCATTGAGGGCGGCACTAGCGTAGCGGTACTGCCAGAGGGCATTCGCCTGCAGTCGCTGGAAGCATTCCAGCCTCAGCGCGACCGCTTCCGCGGCACCATGGCTACCCACTCCCTGCAGGACTTCATCAAGTACACCGAGAGCCATGACGTGGTGGATGACAACGCACCGGTCAAGGCGCTCGGCTTCATCGACCAGGACGCCATGCGCGCTACCGTCATCTTCAACCTGGGCGAGCCGGGCGCCGCCGGCCACGGCGATGACGTGGCCGTGCTCACCCTCAAGCCCACCGCCGCCTATTCCGCTCTTCAGGCTGTGCTCGGCAAGCCACTCAGCCAGAAGGAACTCGCCGAATGGCTGGAGGACTGGCTCCCCAACCTCGAGGCGCGGGACGGTGAGTCCAACCTCGAAATGCTGCAGGCCGTCAACGCCGTGCGCCGCATGGTCATCAAGGCCACCAGCCAGCGCGACAGCAACGTCGGCGACTTCTCTGCCAGCCGCTCGACGATGGACGAGATCGAGGCCAAGAGCCAGGACACCCTGCCCTCCGCCTTCATCTTCACCACCGTGCCGTTCGAAGGGCTCGACGTGGCCGACATCAAGCTGCGCCTGTCCGTCATCACCGGCCGCGACGAGCCACTCCTGAAACTCCGCTGGGTCGGGGAGGAAGCCCAGCGCGAAGCCTTCGCCCAGGAATTCAAGGACGTGCTCGAGCAGGAAGTTGGCGGCCTGGTGCCGCTCACCATCGGCACCTTCTCTCTCGGCAAGTAACAGCAACCACCACCCCGCCGGCCTCACCAGCTGGCGGGCACCACGGGGACACAGCACATGAACTTCACCACCATTCAGATCATCGCCTTCATCGGCGCAGTTGCCGCCATGGCCATCCTATACGGCATCGGCTTTTATGAGGGCTTGCGCAAGGGCAAGCGCGAGGCCTTCGACATCGGCTACCAGCGCGGCCTGCACGCCCATCGTCACGAGCTTGTCCAGGCCCGCCGTGATGTCGACGCGGCTCAGCACACCCTCACCATGAGCCGCTTCCATGCAGCCCAGGCACTTGAGGCCAATACCGCAGAACTCGACGCCTGCCGCAAGCACGTCGCAGACCTGCAAGCTCGCTGCATGACAGAGGATGACGCCAACCAGCTGGTCGCCATGGCCGACAAGCTCACCCTCGCCTCCAACACCTTCGCCGGCCTCGGCTCGCACGACCAAGCCGAGATCTGCCGCCGCCTTTCCAACCGTGCCCGCGCCCTCTTCGACCGCTACTGGCAAACCGTGCCGGCAATGGAAGTGGAGGTGCTGGCATGACCTGGATACTCACCCGCTCTGGCCGCAGCTTCGACCTGCTCGCGCCCAAGGCCGACCAGGTCTGCACGCTGGACATCGCCCACGCCCTGTCGCAGCTCTGCCGCTTCAACGGCCACAGCAGCCGGCACTACTCGGTCGCCCAGCACAGCCTGCTGGTCGCCAGTATCGTCCCGGCCGAACACCAGCTCGCCGCCCTGCTCCACGACGCCACCGAAGCCTACGTCGGCGACATGGTGCGCCCGCTCAAGCTCGGTATGCGCGAGTTCTACGAGGCACAAAAACTCACCTCCCTTTACGACAGGATTGAGCACCGCGTCTGGCTGGCCATCTGCGAACACTTCCACCTCGAACCGGAACTGCCTGCCTGCGTGCACGAGGCGGACATGATCGCCCTGGCCACCGAACGCGCCCAGCTCATGCCGGACCACGCCGCCGAATGGGAATGCCTCGCCGGCATCACCCCGCTCGAGCAGCCGCTGGAGAACTGGACGCCCGCCCAGGCGTTCCTGCACTACCACAACCGCCTGCTCGAGCTGATGCAGTCCACCCACCGCGCCCGCGCTCGCTCCACCTGGGAACGCGTCGACGCCGAACATACCGGCGGCCCCGCGCCGCAGTGCTGTTAGGGAGGGAAGCGGCGATGAAAGACTCAGTACCCAATCCGCAGCTGCAGGCCTCCCGCATCAGCGCCACGGTCAGCGAGGGCTTCACCGTAACTACCGGCGACGGAAAGCCGGCGCGGCTGGCCATCATCGATGATCAGGGCAATGTCATTGAGGCCGGCGCCGACGTCGCCTGGGCCGCGTGGAAAGTCTGCATCGAGGTACAGGAAAACTTCTGGGAGGGTCTCGGCCACCTGGTGGTGCACAGCAGCCCGCCGGGCGACCTGAAACTGGCAGCCATCCTCATCGGCAAGAAAGCTGCCTGATCACGCACTGCGGTCGCGGCTCGCCTTCCAGGCACCCGACCGCCGATCTACCTCAAGCATCACCCGCTGGCCGGCCCGCGATACGAGCATCACCGCAATGGTCTTGCTCTTCGGGTCCAGAACTACGCCCCTCATGTAAACCACGATGCGGCTGAAGGTGTCCAACACCAACTGCCGGAGCTGCTCCCGTGCGGGGCTGTAGATGTCCTGT
This region includes:
- a CDS encoding DUF2303 family protein, whose protein sequence is MSLSKEAIQHIESQAVIAAAKPLTIEGGTSVAVLPEGIRLQSLEAFQPQRDRFRGTMATHSLQDFIKYTESHDVVDDNAPVKALGFIDQDAMRATVIFNLGEPGAAGHGDDVAVLTLKPTAAYSALQAVLGKPLSQKELAEWLEDWLPNLEARDGESNLEMLQAVNAVRRMVIKATSQRDSNVGDFSASRSTMDEIEAKSQDTLPSAFIFTTVPFEGLDVADIKLRLSVITGRDEPLLKLRWVGEEAQREAFAQEFKDVLEQEVGGLVPLTIGTFSLGK
- a CDS encoding phosphohydrolase, coding for MTWILTRSGRSFDLLAPKADQVCTLDIAHALSQLCRFNGHSSRHYSVAQHSLLVASIVPAEHQLAALLHDATEAYVGDMVRPLKLGMREFYEAQKLTSLYDRIEHRVWLAICEHFHLEPELPACVHEADMIALATERAQLMPDHAAEWECLAGITPLEQPLENWTPAQAFLHYHNRLLELMQSTHRARARSTWERVDAEHTGGPAPQCC